The region TGAAGAAGTACAATACACACAACAACCAATAGAACAAAGTTATTATCAACAAGAACCTCAAACTAGAACCCCAAGTAGAAATTATGCTGAAGAACAGGAATTAGACAGACAAATACGCAGTCAGTTAAATATACGTAGAGAAGAACCAAAAAATTCTGGAAAACCTATCCATAATATTAAATATGATGATGGTAAAGAACCATATGGAATTGTAGATATTATATTAACTATTATCTTAATAATAGCTATTTTAGTAGTAGTATTCTATATTGTATACTTATTCTTCTTAAGCTCATCATATCCAACATTTATTGATGCAGTATTCGGTCTTCAAGACCCTGGAGAATTATTAAGTAAATTAATGAAATAATTCAATTTCATTATTTACTTTTTTTCTAAATTTTTCTAAAACATCACTATTTTTATAACCTAAAACTCTTATTTTAGATGGATAATTTTCAATATATTCTGAAATTATTGTTTTGCAAATAGGAATTTCTAAAATACTAAGTATTCTTTGAGCAAAATGTGTTGAAAATCCCCTACCAATATGATTTTGAAGATTATAAACACTACCAAATGGTGCATTACTCAAAATATTTTCAGCTAACTTATCATTAAACATGTTTAAACTAGCTAATTGCTCAAAATCAAAATTATTTACTGTATTTAAAATAGATTTTTCATCCCGAACATTATAAATTAAATTATCTTTTTGACTTTTTAATATTCCAATTGTCTGTGAAGGCATCATTTTTTTAACATCATCAAAGTTATTTTTAATAATACTTTCACGAATTAAAGTTCCACTTACTCCCCCAATTCGTTTTACAAAAATAAATTTATTTTTATAATCAAAATTAATTTTACTTAAAGAATTTGAAAAAGAAGCAATAACATAATTATCTTCTTTAAGCTTATCTTTCAAAAGAATCTCATTAGCTGTTTTATCAATTATTTTATAAGGCTTTGGAGCTATCCAATGACCCTTAGATATCCTATCCATTATCAAATCAAAATTTTCAACTTCATTATATCCTCTAGGAATATAATCTGCATTAAGTGCTTTAAACATTTTAGCTAATGATAATGAATACTGACCAGAACCCATAATTCCCATAGGCGGACCTTCAACAACAATATCTGCACCTACATTAA is a window of uncultured Methanobrevibacter sp. DNA encoding:
- a CDS encoding nucleotidyltransferase family protein, with product MSLIQDILKRDKKLFYTDLNGFSENLDTCSEIKLIADFTEYNPLHNGHFHCMNVAKSQVPDALFVAIVPGLFERSGRGIPYILPREFRAKMAINVGADIVVEGPPMGIMGSGQYSLSLAKMFKALNADYIPRGYNEVENFDLIMDRISKGHWIAPKPYKIIDKTANEILLKDKLKEDNYVIASFSNSLSKINFDYKNKFIFVKRIGGVSGTLIRESIIKNNFDDVKKMMPSQTIGILKSQKDNLIYNVRDEKSILNTVNNFDFEQLASLNMFNDKLAENILSNAPFGSVYNLQNHIGRGFSTHFAQRILSILEIPICKTIISEYIENYPSKIRVLGYKNSDVLEKFRKKVNNEIELFH